A window of Helicobacter anatolicus contains these coding sequences:
- a CDS encoding N-acetylmuramoyl-L-alanine amidase family protein: protein MRALFCCIIFLCNFLNANNLKILKVIPFDTYNLKIIFNKPVKKDDFIIKRLDKNKVIMEVEATLIPYSRKVFNFPGKNQIVIGQNTPKIVRIVLVNYGKKEYSTNFFNQNLYIKLQEKTGMQQEVGTKKNIARPVVNKSKTLTQSVSNNISPRKYRVVIDPGHGGKDCGAMAVNKICEKTIVLDVAKLVKKKLNAKNYQVFMTRNSDVYIDLKARTDMANAKNADLFISIHANSVAKTGNIHSQGVETYFLSTARSERALDVAEQENKGDVKTMSYFSKLSFLNTLNSHRLIASNKLAIDIQIGILRELKRTYNNVTDGGVREGPFWVLAGALMPSVLIEIGYVSNAVEGRKLSTKEYQESLANGIVNGIDSFVTKNF from the coding sequence ATGCGTGCGTTATTTTGTTGCATTATTTTTTTATGTAATTTTTTAAATGCGAATAATTTAAAGATTCTTAAAGTAATACCTTTTGATACTTATAATTTAAAAATTATTTTTAATAAACCAGTTAAAAAAGATGATTTTATTATCAAAAGGTTGGATAAAAATAAAGTAATAATGGAAGTAGAAGCGACTTTAATTCCTTATTCTAGAAAGGTCTTTAATTTTCCTGGTAAAAATCAAATAGTCATTGGACAAAATACTCCAAAAATCGTGCGTATTGTTTTGGTAAATTATGGTAAAAAAGAATATAGCACGAACTTTTTTAATCAAAATCTCTATATAAAACTTCAAGAAAAAACAGGTATGCAACAAGAAGTGGGCACTAAAAAAAATATTGCAAGACCTGTAGTAAATAAGTCAAAAACCCTCACTCAAAGTGTATCTAATAATATATCTCCAAGGAAATATCGTGTGGTGATTGATCCTGGACATGGTGGTAAGGATTGTGGGGCAATGGCGGTAAATAAAATTTGTGAAAAAACTATTGTATTAGATGTAGCAAAACTTGTGAAAAAAAAGCTCAATGCAAAGAATTATCAGGTTTTTATGACACGTAATAGCGATGTATATATTGATTTGAAAGCACGAACAGATATGGCAAATGCAAAAAATGCAGATTTATTTATTTCTATTCATGCAAATTCTGTTGCAAAAACTGGAAATATTCATTCACAAGGTGTAGAAACTTATTTTCTTTCTACAGCAAGAAGTGAGCGCGCATTAGATGTTGCAGAGCAAGAAAATAAGGGGGATGTGAAGACAATGAGTTATTTTTCCAAACTTTCTTTTTTAAATACATTGAACTCGCATCGGCTTATTGCGTCTAATAAATTGGCCATTGATATACAAATTGGGATTTTGCGTGAATTAAAAAGAACATATAATAATGTTACAGATGGTGGGGTGCGTGAGGGGCCTTTTTGGGTTTTGGCTGGTGCTTTGATGCCTTCTGTACTAATTGAAATTGGGTATGTTTCTAATGCTGTAGAAGGGAGAAAACTTAGCACTAAGGAATATCAAGAGAGTTTGGCTAATGGTATTGTTAATGGTATAGATAGTTTTGTGACAAAAAATTTTTAA
- a CDS encoding MqnA/MqnD/SBP family protein, with product MRFGKIDYLNLAPFDVFIKSYPMPSGFKKFLQIHKSYPAKLNQEFLFKRIDAGFISSIAGFHSFIKNKHTKSGIIAKGDVWSVILLPKESKKDYQSATSNALSQVLKLQGEVLIGDRALCYHYANKPHIDMGREWFKTHHTPFVFGLLCYNNHQKLYKKISKEFNAKKIKIPHYILEQYAKKINIDKKYILEYLKHIYYKIDSKEMLGLKRFYRQLLFQGIKKPMRFHSLSNLQTSTHSTKKKMQLNINNTAHYNN from the coding sequence ATGCGTTTTGGAAAAATCGATTATCTCAATCTTGCACCATTTGATGTTTTTATCAAAAGTTATCCTATGCCCTCAGGATTTAAAAAGTTCTTACAAATTCACAAATCCTACCCCGCAAAACTTAATCAAGAATTTTTATTTAAAAGAATTGATGCAGGCTTTATTTCCTCAATTGCTGGTTTTCACTCTTTTATAAAAAACAAACATACAAAAAGTGGAATTATCGCAAAAGGAGATGTGTGGAGTGTAATATTACTCCCCAAAGAATCAAAAAAAGACTATCAATCTGCAACTTCAAATGCTCTCTCTCAAGTCTTAAAATTACAAGGCGAAGTATTAATTGGCGACAGGGCTTTGTGTTATCACTATGCAAATAAACCTCATATTGATATGGGTAGAGAGTGGTTTAAAACTCATCATACACCATTTGTTTTTGGGTTACTATGCTACAACAACCACCAAAAACTCTATAAAAAAATCTCTAAAGAATTCAATGCAAAAAAAATCAAAATTCCTCACTATATTCTTGAGCAGTATGCAAAAAAAATCAATATTGATAAAAAATATATCCTAGAATATCTCAAGCATATTTATTATAAAATTGACTCTAAAGAAATGTTAGGACTCAAGAGATTTTACCGACAATTACTATTTCAAGGTATTAAAAAACCTATGCGTTTTCACTCTTTGTCAAATCTCCAAACATCCACTCACAGCACCAAGAAAAAAATGCAATTAAATATAAACAATACCGCACATTATAATAATTAG
- the abc-f gene encoding ribosomal protection-like ABC-F family protein — protein sequence MALLSLIEVSKQFDHKVILNRVSLSIENSERVAIIGKNGSGKSSLVRILLGALDFDEGKRAVRNDLKIVSLEQKSYFDPLKYVYEICEESLDDLRYAHLRLKEIEKILSTRQDKALLEEQAECIDFITRQNAWNLEEKIKEMLERFDLYDFRDRYANTLSGGEQKKLALATILVKKADLFILDEPTNHLDVESVEFLEEQILRLQGSVVFISHDRYFIDTLAHRILEVDNGGLQNFSGGYQKYLQTKEQILHQLTQEHENLLKLLKNEEEWLQRGVQARRKRNEGRKARVMELRKQARSNPSLIRKMQLELQREQGVLKENQPKNNKKLLFELDGVCKSIENKVLIKDFSFRILQNEKIAIVGKNGSGKSTLLKILLGEKQDKGSIKRGEISVGYFDQQKTFLDDSKTLLETFCPNGGDHVEVYGKNIHVYGYLKNFLFPKELLDQKIGNLSGGEKNRVGLALLFTKKYDCLILDEPTNDLDIQTINILEEYLQNFQGSIIFVSHDRYFVDKIAHKLLVFQGNGVIEESYFSYSEFLENQKELLEYQKISDELVNEEVKKALANEQKKEKKQGKLSYMEQRELEELPLIIDTLEKEIKKNERELSDSSVYAEKGVVKIAEELEEKRGILEEKLERYFFLEEKRQNLI from the coding sequence ATGGCATTGTTAAGTCTGATTGAAGTGAGCAAACAATTTGATCATAAAGTGATTTTGAATCGTGTAAGTTTGAGTATTGAAAATTCGGAGCGAGTAGCAATTATAGGAAAAAATGGAAGTGGTAAGTCTAGTCTTGTTAGAATTCTTTTGGGGGCACTTGATTTTGATGAAGGGAAAAGGGCGGTTAGAAATGATCTAAAAATTGTTAGTTTAGAGCAAAAAAGTTATTTTGACCCATTAAAATATGTATATGAGATTTGTGAGGAAAGTTTAGATGATTTGCGTTATGCACATTTAAGACTAAAGGAGATTGAAAAAATACTATCAACACGACAAGATAAGGCGCTATTGGAAGAACAAGCAGAATGTATTGATTTTATTACAAGACAAAACGCATGGAATTTGGAAGAAAAGATTAAAGAAATGCTAGAGCGTTTTGATCTTTATGATTTTAGAGATCGCTATGCTAATACCTTGAGTGGAGGGGAGCAAAAAAAACTTGCTTTGGCTACAATTTTGGTAAAAAAGGCAGATTTATTTATTTTGGATGAGCCAACTAATCATCTAGATGTAGAAAGTGTAGAGTTTTTAGAGGAACAGATTTTAAGATTACAAGGAAGTGTAGTTTTTATCAGTCATGATCGTTATTTTATTGATACATTGGCACATAGAATTTTAGAAGTAGATAATGGGGGGTTGCAAAATTTTTCTGGTGGATATCAAAAATATTTGCAAACCAAAGAGCAAATCTTGCATCAACTTACACAAGAACATGAAAATTTATTAAAGCTTTTGAAAAATGAAGAAGAATGGTTGCAAAGGGGTGTGCAAGCAAGAAGAAAACGTAATGAGGGTAGAAAGGCTAGGGTGATGGAGTTGCGCAAACAAGCGCGTAGTAATCCTTCTTTAATACGGAAAATGCAACTAGAATTACAAAGAGAACAGGGTGTGCTTAAGGAAAATCAACCTAAAAATAATAAAAAACTTTTATTTGAGCTTGATGGGGTCTGCAAAAGTATTGAAAATAAAGTATTGATAAAAGATTTTAGTTTTAGAATTTTACAAAATGAAAAAATTGCTATTGTGGGAAAAAATGGGAGTGGAAAATCTACTTTGTTGAAAATCTTGCTTGGTGAAAAGCAAGATAAGGGGAGTATTAAAAGAGGGGAAATTAGTGTTGGTTATTTTGACCAACAAAAGACATTTTTAGATGACAGTAAGACACTTTTAGAGACTTTTTGTCCAAATGGGGGAGATCATGTGGAAGTGTATGGTAAAAATATTCATGTATATGGTTATTTAAAAAACTTTTTATTTCCTAAAGAGTTGTTGGATCAAAAGATTGGAAATTTAAGTGGAGGGGAGAAAAATCGTGTGGGCTTAGCATTGCTTTTTACAAAAAAATATGATTGTTTGATACTAGATGAACCTACAAATGATTTGGATATACAAACTATTAATATTTTAGAGGAATATTTGCAGAATTTTCAAGGAAGTATTATTTTTGTGAGTCATGATCGTTATTTTGTAGATAAAATCGCCCATAAGCTTTTAGTTTTTCAAGGAAATGGCGTGATTGAAGAGAGTTATTTTTCTTATAGCGAGTTTTTGGAGAATCAAAAAGAACTACTTGAATATCAAAAAATTTCTGATGAATTAGTTAATGAAGAGGTAAAAAAAGCATTAGCAAATGAGCAAAAAAAGGAAAAAAAACAAGGCAAATTAAGTTATATGGAGCAGCGAGAGCTAGAAGAATTACCATTGATTATTGATACGCTTGAAAAAGAAATTAAAAAAAATGAGAGAGAACTATCAGATTCTAGTGTTTATGCAGAAAAAGGGGTGGTAAAAATTGCTGAGGAGTTAGAAGAGAAACGAGGAATTTTGGAAGAAAAATTAGAGAGATATTTTTTTTTAGAAGAAAAAAGACAAAACTTAATTTAA
- a CDS encoding methyl-accepting chemotaxis protein yields MLFGNKVREEFIALKNQNDYLQSVVEAIRGGVPGAVLQPNGVILETNRNLSNIFEIPEEQAIGRRVEDFIHPATANSQEFLAAWSDVQSGKNSSVLLRCIGRGGKNLWLETSFLPIKNANKQVIKIIVFAHDITRIKEEELNLQSAINAVQRSMAIIEFKPDGSILYANDNFLRTMGYALDEVVGKHHSMFCDQKYIKTQDYIKFWDGLRSGSYQSGMFERIAKNGKVIYLEASYNPIYDVDGKIYKVIKFASNVTGQIERDRQKNELALNLAQENDKLTRDGKEVIEKTAQNVRHIAQTMQTSSSLVISLNAQSDEIKSIIQTIKDIADQTNLLALNAAIEAARAGEHGRGFAVVADEVRKLAERTGRSITEITTTINSIRDVTSQVVESINVSINEVESSVKLANEAKEFMDKIRASSEEVAGAISVQ; encoded by the coding sequence ATGCTTTTCGGCAATAAGGTAAGAGAAGAATTTATAGCACTAAAGAATCAGAATGATTATTTGCAAAGTGTAGTAGAAGCAATTAGAGGCGGTGTTCCCGGTGCTGTGTTGCAACCTAATGGTGTTATACTTGAAACCAATAGAAATTTATCTAATATATTTGAGATTCCTGAAGAGCAGGCAATTGGTAGGAGAGTGGAAGATTTTATTCATCCAGCTACAGCAAATAGTCAAGAGTTTTTGGCTGCATGGAGTGATGTGCAGTCTGGTAAAAATAGTTCTGTTTTATTGCGTTGCATTGGTAGAGGTGGTAAAAATCTTTGGTTGGAAACAAGCTTCTTGCCTATTAAAAATGCAAATAAACAAGTAATAAAAATTATTGTTTTTGCTCATGATATTACCAGAATCAAAGAAGAAGAGTTGAATTTGCAAAGTGCTATAAATGCAGTACAAAGATCCATGGCTATAATTGAATTTAAGCCAGATGGAAGTATTCTTTACGCAAATGATAACTTCTTGAGAACTATGGGGTATGCATTGGATGAAGTTGTGGGTAAGCATCATAGTATGTTTTGTGATCAAAAATATATCAAAACGCAAGATTATATAAAGTTTTGGGATGGATTAAGAAGTGGTAGTTATCAGTCTGGAATGTTTGAACGTATTGCTAAAAATGGCAAAGTTATTTATTTGGAGGCAAGTTATAATCCTATTTATGATGTTGATGGGAAGATTTATAAAGTAATTAAGTTTGCATCTAATGTTACAGGACAAATAGAAAGAGATAGACAAAAAAATGAACTCGCATTGAATCTTGCACAGGAAAATGATAAATTAACACGCGATGGAAAAGAAGTGATTGAGAAGACTGCGCAAAATGTAAGACATATTGCACAAACAATGCAAACAAGTTCAAGCCTTGTTATATCTTTGAATGCACAATCTGATGAAATTAAATCTATTATTCAAACTATTAAAGATATTGCTGATCAAACCAATCTTCTTGCGTTGAATGCAGCGATTGAAGCAGCAAGGGCAGGAGAGCATGGTAGAGGATTTGCAGTTGTTGCTGATGAAGTAAGAAAGCTTGCCGAAAGAACAGGAAGATCAATTACAGAAATTACAACTACTATTAACTCTATTAGGGATGTAACTTCGCAAGTTGTAGAATCTATTAATGTTTCTATTAATGAAGTAGAAAGTAGTGTAAAACTTGCCAATGAGGCAAAAGAATTTATGGATAAAATTCGTGCAAGTTCTGAAGAAGTTGCTGGTGCAATTTCTGTGCAATAA
- a CDS encoding ThiF family adenylyltransferase gives MEDRFTRTRFLFGDDFELFSGKKVIIFGVGGVGGFTLDCLYRVGIGNITIVDKDFFDITNQNRQIGSHQIGKAKVHVLAEMYHGVIPLQEKVDEEFIKNHNFDQYDYVVDAIDDIPAKVLLAKRCEKMLYGTYISSTGSAKKLNPLMIKVDSIWNSYGDRFGRKMRDELKKSGFKGKFKVVFSPEEPKCKQLGSFSAVTASFGLQIGSEIIRDIITRR, from the coding sequence TTGGAAGATAGATTTACGCGGACAAGATTTTTATTTGGGGATGATTTTGAATTATTTTCCGGTAAAAAGGTAATTATCTTTGGTGTAGGAGGAGTTGGAGGTTTTACACTGGATTGTCTTTATCGTGTTGGAATTGGGAATATTACTATTGTTGATAAGGATTTTTTTGATATTACTAATCAAAATCGTCAGATTGGATCCCATCAGATAGGAAAGGCAAAAGTTCATGTATTAGCAGAAATGTATCATGGTGTTATTCCCTTACAAGAAAAAGTAGATGAAGAGTTTATTAAGAATCATAATTTTGATCAGTATGATTATGTCGTTGATGCGATTGATGATATTCCTGCAAAGGTATTATTGGCAAAAAGATGTGAAAAGATGCTATATGGGACATATATTAGCTCTACAGGAAGTGCAAAAAAACTTAATCCATTAATGATTAAAGTTGATAGTATTTGGAATAGTTATGGTGATAGATTTGGTAGAAAAATGCGTGATGAGTTAAAAAAGAGTGGATTTAAAGGAAAGTTTAAAGTGGTTTTTAGTCCCGAGGAACCGAAGTGCAAGCAATTGGGGAGTTTTAGTGCGGTAACTGCGAGTTTTGGACTTCAAATTGGTAGTGAAATTATAAGAGATATTATAACGAGGAGATGA
- a CDS encoding carbon-nitrogen hydrolase: protein MKIALIQHAFKTTREETCSYILQKIKEAAKHSELVVLQELHNTHYFCQNENTQNFDFACHFDEDIAFYSQIAKENQVVLVTSLFERRAAGLYHNTAVVFEKDGSIAGKYRKMHIPDDPNFYEKFYFTPGDIGFNPISTSVGKLGVLVCWDQWYPEAARIMALKGAEVLIYPTAIGWFNEDPEDEKQRQLDAWIAVQRGHAVANGIPVVAVNRVGFEKDDSAQSNGILFWGSSFVFGPQGELIVQAGVEKEEILYADLDKKCSEEVRRIWPFLRDRRIEDYAEILKRYCD from the coding sequence ATGAAAATCGCTTTAATACAACATGCATTTAAAACAACTAGAGAGGAAACTTGCTCTTATATTCTTCAAAAGATTAAAGAGGCTGCAAAACACTCAGAATTAGTGGTGTTGCAGGAATTGCATAATACGCACTATTTTTGTCAAAATGAAAATACGCAAAATTTTGATTTTGCTTGTCATTTTGATGAAGATATTGCATTTTATTCTCAAATTGCGAAAGAAAATCAAGTGGTGCTTGTTACCTCATTATTTGAAAGAAGGGCTGCAGGGCTTTACCACAATACTGCAGTAGTTTTTGAAAAAGATGGTAGCATTGCAGGAAAATATAGAAAAATGCATATTCCTGATGATCCAAATTTTTATGAGAAATTTTATTTTACACCTGGTGATATAGGTTTTAATCCTATATCTACAAGTGTAGGAAAGCTTGGTGTTTTGGTGTGCTGGGATCAATGGTATCCTGAAGCGGCACGTATTATGGCATTAAAGGGTGCAGAGGTTTTGATCTATCCTACTGCTATTGGATGGTTTAATGAAGATCCAGAGGATGAAAAACAAAGACAGCTTGATGCATGGATTGCTGTTCAAAGAGGACATGCAGTGGCTAATGGTATACCAGTTGTTGCAGTAAATCGTGTAGGGTTTGAAAAAGATGATAGCGCACAAAGTAATGGAATCTTGTTTTGGGGTTCATCATTTGTATTTGGACCTCAAGGTGAATTGATTGTGCAAGCAGGGGTAGAAAAAGAAGAAATTTTATATGCAGATCTTGATAAAAAATGTAGCGAGGAAGTGCGTAGAATTTGGCCATTTTTGCGTGATAGACGTATCGAAGATTATGCAGAAATTTTAAAAAGATATTGTGATTAA
- a CDS encoding Na+/H+ antiporter family protein, whose protein sequence is MLLLTNPAVISIFVMIVLCLLRVNVLLSIVFSTLIAGLLSDMGLVQTINLMIKGMSGNMSIALSYIFLGILAVAISTGNLTKVLVYRVSLLVENKKNLFVFLIAFLACFAENLIPIHIAFIPILIPPLLGLMNALKIDRRAVACALAFGLEAPYICIPVGFGLIYQTIIQEQMLQNGIRVSIFDIASVMWIGGLAMLFGLMLAVLILYRKPREYNGELLDQKFMQLKEVRLQKDDYMALLGAAIAFSAQIITSSLPLGAFIGIIFMIVTGVIKWEKMDKVVDDGIKSMALIAFIMLIASGFAEVLKESGGVQQLVEVTANVVGGKLGGIVLMLLVGLLVTMGIGTSFGTIPVIATFYCPLCIELGFSVSAIILLLGIAGALGDAGSPASDTTIGPTMGLNIDGQHNHIWDTCVPTFLVYNISLLIFGVIGTFILG, encoded by the coding sequence ATGTTGTTATTAACTAATCCTGCTGTAATTTCTATTTTTGTAATGATTGTCCTATGTTTGTTGCGTGTGAATGTGCTTTTATCTATAGTTTTTTCAACGTTGATTGCGGGTTTATTGTCTGATATGGGACTTGTTCAGACAATAAATTTGATGATTAAAGGCATGAGTGGTAATATGTCTATAGCCTTAAGTTATATTTTCTTGGGGATTTTGGCAGTGGCAATCAGTACAGGAAATTTGACAAAAGTTCTTGTATATCGTGTTTCTTTGCTTGTTGAGAATAAAAAAAATCTTTTTGTTTTTTTGATTGCTTTCTTGGCGTGTTTTGCTGAGAATCTTATTCCTATTCATATTGCTTTTATTCCAATTTTAATTCCACCACTTTTGGGTTTAATGAATGCACTCAAAATTGACAGAAGGGCAGTGGCATGTGCTCTTGCTTTTGGTCTTGAGGCGCCTTATATTTGTATTCCTGTGGGTTTTGGATTGATTTATCAAACTATTATTCAAGAGCAGATGTTGCAAAATGGGATTAGGGTAAGTATTTTTGATATTGCAAGTGTAATGTGGATAGGTGGACTTGCAATGCTTTTTGGTTTGATGCTTGCAGTTTTAATATTATATAGAAAACCTAGAGAATACAATGGAGAGTTATTGGATCAAAAATTTATGCAGCTTAAGGAAGTAAGGTTGCAAAAAGATGATTATATGGCATTATTAGGAGCTGCAATAGCGTTTTCTGCGCAAATTATCACTTCTTCTTTACCATTAGGAGCATTTATAGGTATCATTTTTATGATTGTTACAGGTGTGATTAAATGGGAAAAAATGGATAAGGTTGTAGATGATGGAATTAAATCTATGGCGTTAATTGCATTTATTATGCTTATTGCCTCTGGATTTGCAGAGGTTTTGAAAGAAAGTGGAGGTGTACAACAACTTGTTGAAGTTACTGCTAATGTAGTTGGAGGAAAATTGGGTGGTATTGTCTTAATGCTTCTTGTAGGTTTGCTTGTGACAATGGGGATAGGAACTTCTTTTGGAACTATACCTGTGATTGCAACTTTTTATTGCCCTTTGTGCATAGAATTAGGCTTTAGTGTTTCCGCAATAATTTTGCTTTTGGGGATTGCCGGAGCTTTAGGCGATGCGGGATCACCTGCTTCAGATACCACTATTGGACCAACAATGGGATTAAATATTGATGGACAACATAATCATATTTGGGATACCTGTGTACCCACCTTTTTGGTTTATAATATCTCTCTACTTATTTTTGGTGTTATTGGTACCTTTATCTTGGGATAA
- the flhB gene encoding flagellar biosynthesis protein FlhB — protein MADEQEKQEAPSSRKIQKAREEGNVSKSPELVAFISFIVGIFTLFAIFPFWLKNLEGIYITCLQFFHLDFSFNNIFNLFLTLLWKTLLILFPIFAALMLAGIIGNLAQIGFLLAPKVLQPKLSKINPIKGLKNLFSLKKLLDGFMITLKVFIAFLLGGAIFISFLQQIPNVAMINIFSQAVWVRDKSLILISSLLVLFFIMAIADYLIKRYQYIKSLRMSKQEVKDEYKQQEGNPEVKAKIRQIMMKNTLGKMMQAIPSADVVVTNPTHYAIALRFAPNDPAPVVVAKGIDHLAIRIKGIAREHNIEIVENPKLARTLYKQVDLEEPIPHTLFEVVAAIFAQIKSFQEKYKNLSQDKGTNNTKNK, from the coding sequence ATGGCAGATGAACAAGAAAAACAAGAAGCCCCATCTAGTAGAAAAATACAAAAAGCAAGAGAAGAAGGCAATGTTTCAAAAAGCCCAGAACTTGTGGCATTTATCAGCTTTATAGTAGGTATATTCACCCTTTTTGCTATTTTTCCTTTTTGGCTTAAAAACCTAGAGGGAATCTATATAACTTGTCTGCAATTCTTCCATCTTGATTTTAGTTTTAATAATATTTTCAATCTTTTCCTCACATTGCTCTGGAAAACCTTATTAATATTATTCCCTATTTTTGCAGCCTTGATGCTTGCGGGTATTATTGGAAATCTTGCACAAATTGGCTTTTTATTAGCCCCAAAAGTTTTACAACCAAAATTAAGCAAAATTAATCCCATCAAAGGTCTTAAAAACCTATTTTCTTTAAAAAAACTTCTTGATGGTTTTATGATTACTCTAAAAGTTTTTATTGCATTTTTGCTAGGTGGAGCAATTTTTATCAGCTTTTTACAACAAATCCCCAATGTAGCGATGATCAATATTTTTTCTCAAGCTGTATGGGTAAGAGACAAATCGCTCATTTTGATTTCAAGCTTATTGGTATTATTTTTTATCATGGCAATTGCAGATTATCTTATTAAAAGATATCAATATATTAAATCTCTCCGGATGAGTAAACAAGAAGTCAAAGATGAGTACAAACAACAAGAAGGAAATCCTGAAGTAAAAGCCAAGATTCGCCAAATTATGATGAAAAACACTCTAGGAAAAATGATGCAGGCTATCCCTAGTGCAGATGTTGTTGTAACAAACCCCACTCACTATGCAATTGCATTGCGTTTTGCACCCAATGATCCAGCTCCTGTTGTAGTAGCTAAAGGTATAGACCATCTTGCCATCAGAATTAAAGGTATCGCGCGTGAACACAATATTGAAATTGTAGAAAATCCAAAACTTGCCCGTACATTATACAAACAAGTAGATCTTGAAGAGCCTATACCTCATACACTCTTTGAAGTCGTAGCAGCTATCTTTGCACAAATTAAATCTTTTCAAGAAAAATACAAAAACTTATCCCAAGATAAAGGTACCAATAACACCAAAAATAAGTAG
- the mobA gene encoding molybdenum cofactor guanylyltransferase MobA → MNIPCVILCGGKSSRMGSNKALLPFGEKTLLQYQFQKMQKIFSQVYIASKQDFFNLPCIKDNPLESTLYTPLLALESAFLSLDSEKIFFICVDTPLVPPSLIINLLTQAQKNTHDVFYIKTPKKEHYLTAIWHKNTLSNIQNALKNEKYKIKNILQECKIFELNHDSDKDLSNLNTPHDYQLILREYYGR, encoded by the coding sequence ATGAATATACCTTGCGTAATTCTTTGCGGTGGAAAAAGTTCTCGAATGGGGAGTAATAAGGCTCTTTTGCCATTTGGAGAAAAAACCCTCCTGCAATATCAATTTCAAAAAATGCAAAAAATTTTTTCCCAAGTTTATATTGCAAGCAAGCAAGATTTTTTCAACCTTCCTTGCATTAAGGATAATCCTTTAGAAAGCACGCTCTACACCCCACTATTAGCTTTAGAAAGTGCATTTTTATCTCTAGATTCTGAAAAAATATTTTTTATTTGTGTAGATACGCCACTAGTACCTCCTAGCCTAATTATAAACCTCCTTACACAAGCACAAAAGAATACTCATGATGTTTTTTATATCAAAACGCCAAAAAAAGAACATTATCTTACAGCAATTTGGCATAAAAATACATTATCAAATATACAAAATGCTCTGAAAAATGAAAAATATAAAATCAAAAATATTTTACAAGAATGTAAAATATTTGAACTAAATCATGATAGCGATAAAGATTTATCCAATCTTAACACACCGCATGATTATCAACTTATTTTAAGGGAATATTATGGCAGATGA
- the moaA gene encoding GTP 3',8-cyclase MoaA, producing the protein MLQDTFGRTIDYIRVSVTKQCNFRCQYCMPNTPFDAFDKDEYIPLDNVLEFLKVGIDQGIKKIRITGGEPLLRKDLPEFIAKLREYSKDVQLVLTTNGFLLQKSAEILKKAGLDRINISLDSLKREKIMQISKKDGLNNVLLGIDEALRHGFGIKINSVILKGVNDDEILDLMEYAKSKNISIRFIEYMENIHASDVILGVREKDILEKIATKFKFKILDEQIIGPAKLYQCDDGYIFGIIAPHNDDFCQTCNRIRLTAEGVICPCLYYQDSVDARSALMSKDPKEIKKVLEQAVFNKPEKNQWDESMPKDKISARAFYHTGG; encoded by the coding sequence ATGTTGCAAGATACTTTTGGAAGGACGATTGACTATATACGTGTTTCTGTAACAAAGCAGTGTAATTTTAGATGTCAGTATTGTATGCCAAATACCCCATTTGATGCTTTTGATAAAGATGAATATATTCCTTTGGATAATGTTTTAGAATTTTTAAAAGTTGGCATTGATCAAGGGATTAAAAAAATTAGAATTACAGGTGGAGAGCCACTTTTAAGAAAAGATTTGCCGGAATTTATTGCAAAATTGCGAGAATATTCTAAAGATGTGCAACTTGTTTTGACTACAAATGGATTTTTGTTGCAAAAAAGTGCTGAAATCTTAAAAAAGGCAGGGCTAGATCGCATTAATATATCACTTGATTCTTTAAAGCGTGAAAAAATTATGCAAATTTCCAAAAAAGACGGATTAAATAATGTTTTATTGGGTATTGATGAAGCATTGCGTCATGGATTTGGAATCAAGATTAATTCTGTGATTTTAAAAGGTGTAAATGATGATGAGATTCTCGATCTCATGGAATATGCAAAGAGTAAAAATATTAGTATACGCTTTATTGAATATATGGAAAATATCCATGCAAGTGATGTGATATTAGGGGTTAGAGAAAAAGATATTTTAGAAAAAATCGCAACAAAATTTAAATTTAAAATACTTGATGAACAAATTATTGGACCTGCAAAACTTTATCAATGTGATGATGGTTATATTTTTGGGATTATTGCACCTCATAATGATGATTTTTGTCAAACTTGCAATAGAATCCGCTTGACTGCAGAAGGCGTGATTTGCCCTTGTTTGTATTATCAAGATAGCGTAGATGCAAGATCTGCATTAATGTCTAAAGATCCCAAGGAGATTAAAAAAGTTTTAGAACAAGCAGTTTTTAACAAACCTGAAAAAAATCAATGGGATGAAAGTATGCCAAAAGATAAAATTTCAGCGCGTGCTTTCTATCATACTGGAGGATAA